The Nocardioides humi genome includes a region encoding these proteins:
- a CDS encoding LacI family DNA-binding transcriptional regulator, translated as MTTSEVHRPGDTARSVSVKDVASAAGVSVGTVSNVLNRPEKVSPATLEHVQQVIEQLGFVRNDAARQLRAGTNRAIGMVVLDVRNPFFTDVARGVELRLAEHRRPLILGSSGQDADRESTYLDLFEEQRVSGLLISPVGKVLPRLRRLRERGTAVVVVDRRTGSREFSSVAVDDLRGGRLAAAHLLESGRRRIAFLGGPRGLTQVKHRLRGAQEAVDGVTGARLRFVETATMDASAGRQGAEELLAGSARPDAIFAANDLIALGVLQALTLAGVRVPDDVAILGYDDIDFAASAAIPLSSIRQPRAEMGEVATDLLLATIEDPRSQVRDIVLEPELVVRRSTEG; from the coding sequence GTGACCACGAGCGAGGTGCACCGGCCCGGTGACACGGCGCGCAGCGTGTCCGTGAAGGACGTCGCGTCGGCCGCCGGCGTCTCGGTCGGCACGGTCTCCAACGTCCTCAACCGGCCCGAGAAGGTCTCCCCCGCCACCCTCGAGCACGTCCAGCAGGTCATCGAGCAGCTCGGCTTCGTCCGCAACGACGCCGCCCGCCAGCTCCGGGCCGGCACGAACCGCGCGATCGGCATGGTCGTGCTCGACGTGCGCAACCCGTTCTTCACCGACGTCGCCCGCGGCGTCGAGCTGCGGCTCGCCGAGCACCGGCGGCCCCTCATCCTCGGCAGCTCCGGCCAGGACGCGGACCGCGAGTCGACGTACCTCGACCTCTTCGAGGAGCAGCGGGTCAGCGGCCTGCTCATCTCCCCCGTCGGCAAGGTGCTGCCCCGCCTGCGGCGGCTGCGGGAGCGCGGCACCGCCGTCGTCGTCGTCGACCGTCGCACGGGCAGCCGGGAGTTCTCCTCCGTCGCCGTCGACGACCTGCGCGGCGGCCGGTTGGCGGCCGCCCACCTGCTGGAGTCCGGGCGCCGCCGGATCGCGTTCCTCGGCGGCCCCCGCGGCCTGACCCAGGTCAAGCACCGTCTCCGCGGGGCGCAGGAGGCCGTCGACGGCGTCACCGGCGCGCGGCTGCGGTTCGTCGAGACCGCCACCATGGACGCCTCCGCCGGGCGGCAGGGCGCCGAGGAGCTGCTCGCCGGCTCCGCCCGGCCCGACGCGATCTTCGCCGCCAACGACCTCATCGCCCTCGGCGTGCTCCAGGCCCTCACCCTCGCCGGCGTCCGGGTCCCCGACGACGTCGCCATCCTCGGGTACGACGACATCGACTTCGCCGCCTCCGCCGCGATCCCGCTCAGCTCGATCCGGCAGCCGCGCGCCGAGATGGGCGAGGTCGCCACCGACCTGCTCCTCGCCACCATCGAGGACCCGCGCAGCCAGGTGCGCGACATCGTGCTCGAGCCGGAGCTCGTCGTACGCCGCTCGACGGAGGGGTGA
- a CDS encoding TetR/AcrR family transcriptional regulator translates to MTDVESSALSRRSRREEYADATKAAVVEAARELFAAQGYFATKVEEIAERSRVSPATVYAQCGGKQGLLRTLMDRWTAGPGIRAVIAAVEDAESPREVLQILAAAYAGIHAEFGDVTRVVSQTAPHDEEAAKVLAIATERQRQALTQIAVRLRALDAVADGLSDDDVVDIVFYYFARDRIGFMVSELGWSADRAGSWIRDQVARTILKPRWRPRSH, encoded by the coding sequence GTGACCGATGTCGAGTCCTCCGCGCTCAGCCGCCGTTCCCGCCGTGAGGAGTACGCCGACGCCACCAAGGCGGCGGTCGTCGAGGCCGCGCGCGAGCTGTTCGCGGCGCAGGGATACTTCGCCACGAAGGTCGAGGAGATCGCTGAGCGCAGCAGGGTCTCGCCGGCGACGGTCTACGCGCAGTGCGGCGGCAAGCAGGGCCTGCTTCGCACCCTCATGGACCGGTGGACGGCCGGTCCCGGCATTCGAGCGGTCATCGCCGCGGTCGAAGACGCGGAGTCGCCGAGGGAGGTTCTACAGATCCTCGCTGCTGCCTACGCCGGGATTCATGCGGAGTTCGGCGACGTCACCCGCGTGGTTTCGCAGACTGCGCCCCATGACGAGGAGGCGGCCAAGGTGCTCGCGATCGCGACGGAACGGCAACGGCAGGCGCTGACCCAGATTGCCGTGCGGCTGCGTGCTCTCGACGCGGTGGCCGATGGTCTCAGTGACGATGATGTGGTCGACATCGTCTTCTACTACTTCGCCCGCGACCGGATCGGATTCATGGTGTCCGAGCTGGGCTGGTCGGCTGACCGCGCCGGGTCCTGGATCAGGGATCAGGTGGCGCGCACGATCCTCAAGCCCCGCTGGCGTCCTCGCTCGCACTGA
- a CDS encoding ABC transporter permease, protein MSTSTLAPSRQSPAARAVHTLLHSRELAIVIVLALLILVATARRNSFVLSADGWRDTLLAPSILLLLAVGQMVVVVTRNVDLSVGSTLGITAYVTGKIFVANPDTSVIVVFLAGLAVGAAIGAVNGLLVALFKVPALVITLGTMYVLRGALTHEVGSKRMNAQDYPAHFERLGTQQVLTIPVLTIIALVVVAAVGYYLHTARGGRELYAIGSDPDAADLYGLPATRRVFGAFVLCGALAGLAGVFSAARYATAFSGTGSGIELQAVAAVVIGGVAIFGGSGTVWGAAIGAFLLVTINRALPILGISEFWQGAVVGALIIGSIVLDRVLSIRRTHQLVEARDHA, encoded by the coding sequence ATGAGCACCTCCACGCTGGCCCCGTCGCGGCAGAGCCCGGCCGCCCGCGCCGTCCACACCCTGCTCCACTCCCGCGAGCTCGCGATCGTCATCGTGCTCGCGCTGCTGATCCTGGTCGCCACGGCCCGGCGCAACTCGTTCGTGCTGAGCGCCGACGGCTGGCGCGACACCCTGCTGGCGCCGTCGATCCTGCTGCTCCTCGCCGTCGGCCAGATGGTCGTGGTGGTGACCCGCAATGTCGACCTCTCGGTCGGCTCGACGCTCGGCATCACGGCATACGTCACCGGCAAGATCTTCGTCGCGAACCCCGACACGTCCGTGATCGTGGTGTTCCTCGCCGGCCTCGCGGTCGGCGCGGCGATCGGCGCGGTCAACGGGCTGCTGGTCGCGCTGTTCAAGGTGCCGGCCCTGGTGATCACGCTCGGCACGATGTACGTCCTGCGCGGCGCGCTCACCCACGAGGTCGGCAGCAAGCGGATGAACGCCCAGGACTACCCGGCGCACTTCGAGAGGCTCGGCACGCAGCAGGTGCTGACCATCCCGGTGCTCACGATCATCGCGCTCGTCGTGGTGGCCGCCGTCGGCTACTACCTCCACACCGCCCGGGGCGGCCGCGAGCTCTACGCCATCGGGTCCGACCCCGACGCCGCCGACCTCTACGGCCTGCCCGCCACCCGCCGGGTGTTCGGCGCCTTCGTCCTCTGCGGCGCCCTGGCGGGACTGGCCGGCGTCTTCTCCGCCGCCCGCTACGCCACCGCCTTCTCCGGCACCGGGTCCGGCATCGAGCTGCAGGCCGTCGCGGCCGTCGTCATCGGCGGCGTGGCGATCTTCGGCGGCAGCGGCACCGTCTGGGGCGCCGCGATCGGCGCCTTCCTCCTCGTCACCATCAACCGCGCGCTCCCCATCCTGGGCATCAGCGAGTTCTGGCAGGGCGCCGTCGTCGGTGCGCTGATCATCGGCTCGATCGTCCTCGACCGCGTGCTGAGCATCCGGCGCACCCACCAGCTCGTGGAAGCGAGGGACCACGCATGA
- a CDS encoding dihydrolipoamide acetyltransferase family protein — translation MNTILCDIETAKSVVELPSPVAGTVVELHAAPGDTVLVGMPLVSVGTATTPAAAPAPDPVRGREPDPRPASGPDPAETGAEEAPLVLVGTAPAPMAARRRHLRARSAMPEPEPTISPVVAAEHREPVRGVRKRIAQAMTSSAFTAPHVTEWLAVDMTRTLELTASLRMRRDWEGVRVTPLLLVAHALLVAVRRNPDINAWWDDPAQEIVRADYVNLGIATATPRGLLVPNIKDAQRLGLRDLAVALDDLITRARAGRASIDALSRGTITITNIGALGVDAGTPILNPGEAAILAFGAIREMPWVHEGRIVVRRVSQLALSFDHRLVDGELGSAVLCDVARVLGDPTEALLG, via the coding sequence GTGAACACGATCCTGTGCGACATCGAGACCGCGAAGTCGGTGGTCGAGCTCCCGAGCCCGGTCGCCGGCACTGTCGTCGAGCTGCACGCGGCTCCCGGCGACACCGTCCTCGTCGGGATGCCGCTGGTCTCCGTCGGTACGGCGACGACCCCGGCTGCGGCGCCTGCCCCGGACCCGGTTCGGGGACGTGAGCCCGATCCTCGGCCCGCCTCCGGACCTGACCCCGCAGAGACCGGCGCCGAGGAGGCGCCGCTGGTGCTGGTCGGCACCGCCCCGGCTCCGATGGCCGCCCGGCGCCGGCACCTGCGTGCCCGGTCGGCAATGCCGGAGCCGGAGCCGACGATCTCACCCGTCGTCGCCGCGGAGCACCGCGAGCCCGTCCGAGGTGTCCGCAAGCGCATCGCCCAGGCGATGACGAGCTCGGCGTTCACGGCGCCTCACGTGACCGAGTGGCTCGCAGTCGACATGACGAGGACCCTCGAGCTGACCGCCTCCCTCCGCATGCGGAGGGACTGGGAGGGCGTCCGGGTGACCCCGCTGCTCCTGGTCGCGCACGCTCTGCTGGTCGCCGTCCGGAGGAACCCGGACATCAATGCCTGGTGGGATGATCCGGCGCAGGAGATCGTCCGGGCGGACTACGTCAACCTCGGCATCGCCACCGCCACGCCACGAGGACTGCTGGTACCGAACATCAAGGACGCGCAGCGCCTCGGACTCCGGGATCTCGCCGTAGCACTGGACGACCTGATCACCCGCGCCAGGGCCGGCCGCGCGAGCATCGACGCGCTCTCGCGAGGGACGATCACGATCACGAACATCGGCGCCCTGGGTGTCGATGCCGGCACGCCCATCCTCAATCCGGGTGAGGCGGCGATCCTGGCGTTCGGCGCGATCCGGGAGATGCCATGGGTGCACGAGGGCCGGATCGTCGTCCGCCGGGTCAGCCAGCTCGCGCTCTCCTTCGACCATCGGCTCGTGGACGGCGAGCTGGGATCGGCGGTGCTGTGCGACGTCGCCCGCGTGCTCGGCGATCCGACGGAGGCACTGCTGGGCTAG
- a CDS encoding sugar ABC transporter ATP-binding protein gives MSDHEERPAPTLELRDVAKSFGAVAALRSGTLEVLPGSIHALVGENGAGKSTLVKIVAGVHRRDAGEFRLLGEPVDFGSTAESKAAGVAVIYQEPTLFPDLSVAENIFMGRHPLGRGRRIDRTRMYDESHALFARLGVSIDPRRVANGLSIADQQLIEIAKAISLDAKLLVMDEPTAALSGNEVARLFAVARSLRDEGRALVFISHRFDEVFDLCDTVTVMRDGAYVSTARVAETTESEIVARMVGREVAELFPKTPAPVGDVVLDVEGLSSTGEFHDVSFQVRAGEIVGLAGLVGAGRSEIARAVFGVDGYDEGRVTLGGRAIPKGSPRRAIRAGMAFVPEDRRHQGLVIEGSVARNIASVIRGGLSRAGLLTARAENRAAGPWAATLQVKTSALDMRAATMSGGNQQKVVIAKWLATDPRLLIIDEPTRGIDVGTKAEVHRLLSDLAGQGLAILMISSELPEVLGMADRVLVVCEGRITADIARDEATPENVMAAATRSADGATKEPAA, from the coding sequence ATGTCCGACCACGAGGAGCGCCCCGCGCCGACCCTCGAGCTGCGTGATGTCGCCAAGTCGTTCGGCGCCGTCGCCGCGCTGCGCTCGGGGACCCTCGAGGTGCTGCCGGGCTCGATCCACGCGCTGGTCGGCGAGAACGGCGCGGGCAAGTCCACGCTGGTCAAGATCGTCGCGGGCGTGCATCGCCGCGACGCCGGCGAGTTCCGCCTCCTCGGCGAGCCGGTCGACTTCGGCTCGACCGCCGAGTCCAAGGCCGCGGGCGTCGCCGTCATCTACCAGGAGCCCACCCTCTTCCCCGACCTCTCGGTGGCCGAGAACATCTTCATGGGCCGCCACCCGCTCGGCCGCGGCCGGCGCATCGACCGGACCCGGATGTACGACGAGTCGCACGCCCTCTTCGCCCGCCTCGGCGTGAGCATCGACCCCCGCCGGGTCGCCAACGGCCTGTCCATCGCCGACCAGCAGCTCATCGAGATCGCCAAGGCCATCTCGCTCGACGCGAAGCTGCTCGTGATGGACGAGCCCACCGCGGCGCTCAGCGGCAACGAGGTCGCCCGGCTGTTCGCCGTCGCCCGGAGCCTGCGCGACGAGGGCCGCGCCCTGGTCTTCATCTCCCACCGCTTCGACGAGGTCTTCGACCTGTGCGACACCGTCACCGTGATGCGCGACGGCGCCTACGTCTCCACCGCCCGCGTCGCCGAGACCACCGAGTCCGAGATCGTCGCGAGGATGGTCGGCCGCGAGGTCGCCGAGCTCTTCCCGAAGACCCCCGCGCCCGTCGGCGACGTGGTCCTCGACGTCGAGGGGCTCAGCTCGACCGGCGAGTTCCACGACGTCTCCTTCCAGGTCCGCGCCGGCGAGATCGTCGGCCTCGCCGGGCTGGTCGGCGCCGGCCGCAGCGAGATCGCCCGGGCCGTCTTCGGCGTCGACGGGTACGACGAGGGGCGGGTCACCCTCGGCGGCCGGGCGATCCCGAAGGGCAGCCCCCGCCGGGCGATCCGCGCCGGCATGGCCTTCGTCCCCGAGGACCGCCGCCACCAGGGCCTGGTCATCGAGGGCTCGGTCGCCCGCAATATCGCCTCCGTCATCCGCGGCGGCCTCAGCCGCGCCGGCCTGCTCACCGCACGCGCCGAGAACCGGGCGGCCGGCCCCTGGGCCGCGACGCTCCAGGTCAAGACCAGCGCCCTCGACATGCGCGCCGCCACGATGAGTGGCGGCAACCAGCAGAAGGTCGTCATCGCCAAGTGGCTCGCGACCGACCCGCGGCTCCTCATCATCGACGAGCCGACCCGCGGCATCGACGTCGGCACCAAGGCCGAGGTCCACCGGCTGCTGTCCGACCTCGCCGGCCAGGGCCTGGCGATCCTGATGATCTCCTCCGAGCTCCCCGAGGTCCTCGGCATGGCCGACCGGGTGCTCGTCGTCTGCGAGGGCCGGATCACCGCCGACATCGCGCGCGACGAGGCCACCCCCGAGAACGTCATGGCCGCCGCCACCCGGTCCGCCGACGGCGCGACGAAGGAGCCCGCAGCATGA
- a CDS encoding cytochrome P450 — MTATRPETADDLVARLDTLFQGRGEELSDPYPLYQAMREHVPAAFAQDVLAVFRYDDVVAVLRDPATFSSTRMSGTRVRNLRERTPADQVPLLMDLVQNESRMMNQVDQPDHTRLRALANYAFTPRRIAVMQELVQALVDELLDEALARGDEVVDIVPALSYPLPYQVITRMLGCSPERAEDVRLWSAEIGRAIGTGYSNIAEAHEALTAFRAYLQELIEEREVTPHDDLLGALVSAETEGVRLTKEELDAMFVLLLFAGHETTTNLIGNALKALAVHPQQRLVMLERPEDTTRAVEEFLRYCNSVHFIHRTAVADTVIAGTPVQAGQTVRCMIASGNRDARVFDRADELDLLRPRDPKHIGFGYGIHVCLGSWLARMEIQVAVETIVRRFPDYAVVGEVPMRPNLMLSGPEQLRLRLR, encoded by the coding sequence ATGACCGCGACCCGACCCGAGACAGCCGACGACCTCGTTGCGCGGCTCGACACGCTCTTCCAGGGGCGAGGTGAGGAGCTGTCCGACCCGTACCCGCTCTACCAGGCGATGCGCGAGCACGTGCCGGCCGCCTTCGCGCAGGATGTGCTCGCGGTCTTCCGGTACGACGACGTGGTCGCAGTTCTGCGTGATCCGGCGACCTTCAGCTCGACCCGCATGTCGGGAACCCGGGTCCGCAACCTCCGCGAGCGCACACCCGCCGACCAGGTGCCGCTGCTCATGGACCTGGTCCAGAACGAGTCGCGGATGATGAACCAGGTCGACCAGCCCGACCACACCCGGCTGCGAGCGCTGGCCAACTACGCGTTCACTCCGCGGCGCATCGCGGTGATGCAGGAGCTGGTGCAGGCCCTGGTCGACGAGCTGCTCGACGAGGCGCTCGCCCGCGGCGACGAGGTCGTCGACATCGTCCCCGCTCTCTCCTACCCCCTCCCCTACCAGGTGATCACACGGATGCTCGGCTGTTCGCCCGAGCGCGCCGAGGACGTCCGGCTGTGGAGTGCGGAGATCGGTCGGGCCATCGGCACGGGATACTCGAACATCGCCGAGGCCCATGAGGCGCTCACGGCGTTCCGCGCCTACCTGCAGGAGCTCATCGAGGAGCGCGAGGTCACGCCGCACGACGACCTGCTCGGCGCCCTGGTGAGCGCGGAGACCGAGGGCGTGCGGCTGACCAAGGAAGAGCTGGACGCGATGTTCGTCCTCCTGCTCTTCGCCGGCCATGAGACGACGACGAACCTCATCGGCAACGCGCTCAAGGCGCTGGCAGTCCACCCGCAGCAGCGGCTGGTCATGCTGGAGCGCCCGGAGGACACGACACGGGCGGTCGAGGAGTTCCTCCGCTACTGCAACTCCGTCCATTTCATCCACCGCACAGCCGTGGCCGACACCGTCATCGCGGGCACACCCGTCCAGGCCGGACAGACGGTGCGGTGCATGATCGCCTCCGGCAACCGTGACGCGCGGGTCTTCGACCGCGCTGACGAGCTGGACCTGCTCCGCCCGCGGGACCCGAAGCACATCGGCTTCGGCTACGGCATCCACGTCTGCCTGGGATCGTGGCTGGCGCGGATGGAGATCCAGGTGGCCGTCGAGACGATCGTCCGCCGGTTCCCGGACTACGCGGTCGTCGGCGAGGTGCCGATGCGGCCCAACCTGATGCTCAGCGGACCCGAGCAGCTCCGGCTGCGACTGCGCTGA
- a CDS encoding thiamine pyrophosphate-dependent enzyme, with translation MQFVRPDGSVTEDGARHGIDVELARTCYRDMVLARRLDHEALALQRQGELSLWLMAWGQEAAQVGSAQALRQTDMVFPSYREHAVALHRGVRPSELLAQWRGCTHGGWDVAERRFHLYSLVLGTQTLHATGYAAGARLAGSDELVVAYFGDGASSQGDVNEALNWSAAASLPLLFLCQNNQWAISTPAALQMRTSVHQRAAGFGIASFVVDGNDVLAVHAVTAAAAELVRAGKGPALVEAVTYRRAGHSSSDDPTRYRSDDEVADWTARDPIDRVDRILRASGVPADFFDDVQAEAEQLALRVREECRAIPDPDLDDVFASTYAASRLDVERELAERHRMLRSLEEVPA, from the coding sequence TTGCAGTTCGTCCGTCCCGACGGGTCCGTCACCGAGGACGGCGCCCGGCACGGCATCGACGTGGAGCTCGCCCGGACCTGCTACCGCGACATGGTCCTCGCACGCCGGCTGGACCACGAGGCACTCGCCCTCCAGCGGCAGGGCGAGCTCAGCCTGTGGCTGATGGCCTGGGGCCAGGAGGCGGCCCAGGTCGGGTCGGCGCAGGCCCTGAGACAGACCGACATGGTGTTCCCCAGCTACCGGGAGCACGCCGTCGCCCTGCATCGTGGCGTGCGCCCGAGCGAGCTCCTTGCGCAGTGGCGCGGATGCACGCACGGCGGCTGGGACGTCGCCGAGCGTCGTTTCCATCTCTACTCCCTGGTTCTCGGCACCCAGACACTCCACGCCACGGGGTACGCCGCCGGCGCCCGGCTGGCCGGGAGCGACGAGCTGGTCGTGGCCTACTTCGGGGACGGTGCGTCCAGCCAGGGCGATGTCAACGAGGCGCTCAACTGGTCGGCCGCCGCATCCCTGCCGTTGCTGTTCCTCTGCCAGAACAACCAGTGGGCCATCTCGACCCCTGCGGCGCTGCAGATGAGGACCTCGGTGCACCAACGGGCCGCCGGGTTCGGCATCGCCTCGTTCGTGGTGGACGGCAACGACGTGCTCGCCGTTCACGCCGTCACCGCCGCGGCAGCCGAGCTGGTCCGTGCCGGGAAGGGGCCGGCGCTGGTCGAGGCCGTGACCTATCGCCGCGCCGGTCACAGCAGCTCGGACGATCCCACGCGCTACCGGTCCGACGACGAGGTCGCGGACTGGACCGCCCGCGACCCGATCGACCGGGTCGACCGGATCCTCCGTGCCTCCGGCGTACCGGCCGACTTCTTCGACGACGTGCAGGCGGAGGCCGAGCAGCTGGCGCTCCGGGTCCGTGAGGAGTGTCGCGCGATCCCCGATCCGGACCTGGACGACGTCTTCGCGAGCACGTACGCCGCGTCCAGGCTCGATGTGGAGCGGGAGCTCGCCGAGCGGCACCGGATGCTGCGCAGCCTCGAGGAGGTCCCGGCGTGA
- a CDS encoding epoxide hydrolase family protein, with amino-acid sequence MDLRSLTPYVVEVPDGVLDDLRGRLERARLDQTFPAGDWTYGTDHRYLADLLEYWREGYDWRVHERAINAFDHFRESIDGVLVHFVAQPGVGPEPLPLVMSHGWPWTFWDLRRVIGPLSDPAAYGGDPADAFDVVVPSLPGYGFSTPLTADGVNFWRTADLWHQLMTERLGVGRYAAQGGDWGAFVSAQLGHKYPDHVVGLHLHLLPWLEPGPMPGTDYPPEEQRWAERLLRHQLWGSGYSMQQFTRPATIGHALVDSPVALASWLVEKRQAWADNDGDIEAVFSKDDLCTMLTIYWVTASGGSAARYYTETRRNPWRPTSEVSPRVPVPTGVAVFPEELFKPSRSWAEGYFDLRRYAEMPRGGHFAPAEEPELLVAEIREFFRPLRDGGR; translated from the coding sequence ATGGACCTGAGGAGCCTGACGCCGTATGTCGTGGAGGTGCCCGACGGGGTGCTCGACGACCTGCGGGGTCGCCTGGAGAGAGCCCGGCTCGACCAGACGTTCCCTGCAGGAGACTGGACCTACGGCACTGACCACCGCTACCTCGCCGACCTGCTGGAGTACTGGCGGGAAGGCTACGACTGGCGCGTGCACGAGCGAGCGATCAACGCGTTCGATCACTTCCGGGAGTCGATCGACGGCGTGCTCGTGCACTTCGTCGCGCAGCCCGGTGTGGGGCCGGAGCCGTTGCCCCTGGTCATGTCTCACGGCTGGCCGTGGACCTTCTGGGACCTCCGCAGGGTGATCGGGCCCCTCTCCGATCCCGCTGCGTACGGTGGTGATCCGGCGGACGCCTTCGACGTGGTCGTGCCCTCGCTGCCCGGCTACGGGTTCTCCACACCGCTGACGGCGGACGGCGTCAACTTCTGGCGTACGGCGGACCTGTGGCACCAGCTGATGACGGAGCGGCTGGGCGTGGGCAGGTACGCGGCCCAGGGCGGCGACTGGGGAGCCTTCGTGTCGGCCCAGCTCGGTCACAAGTACCCCGACCACGTCGTCGGCCTGCACCTTCACCTGTTGCCATGGCTCGAGCCGGGGCCGATGCCGGGCACCGACTACCCGCCGGAGGAGCAGCGGTGGGCCGAGCGCCTGCTGCGGCATCAGCTCTGGGGCTCGGGCTACTCCATGCAGCAGTTCACCCGGCCTGCCACGATCGGGCACGCCCTCGTCGACTCGCCCGTCGCGCTCGCGTCGTGGCTGGTCGAGAAGCGGCAGGCCTGGGCGGACAACGACGGCGACATCGAAGCGGTGTTCTCCAAGGACGACCTGTGCACGATGCTCACGATCTACTGGGTGACGGCGAGTGGCGGAAGCGCTGCGCGCTACTACACCGAGACGCGCCGCAACCCGTGGAGACCGACCAGCGAGGTCTCTCCCCGCGTCCCCGTTCCCACCGGAGTGGCTGTCTTCCCGGAGGAGCTGTTCAAGCCGTCGCGGTCGTGGGCGGAGGGCTACTTCGACCTCCGTCGCTACGCCGAGATGCCGCGCGGAGGTCACTTCGCGCCGGCCGAGGAGCCGGAGCTTCTCGTCGCCGAGATCAGGGAGTTCTTCCGTCCGCTCCGGGACGGGGGCCGGTGA
- a CDS encoding enoyl-CoA hydratase/isomerase family protein: MTGEPPLLLDRRGPVLLLTLNRPAVHNAVNRAMATAMGEALEQAAADEQVRAVVVAAGGDGAFCSGADLKEVAAGRTPNAEGQEQWGFLGLVNHWVPQPVIAAVTGSAYAGGAELLLACDLVVADQDAQLVYTEIRHGLFPSMGGTVRLAEHVGTKVAFEWMATARPVSAREAWQRGLVNLVAPRAEVLTRALDLAADLASRSPEALHALKRAFYTAVGGERLLERPRREVSDAEWHRLRAGEAGQAGPRAFAEGRRVRW; the protein is encoded by the coding sequence GTGACCGGTGAGCCACCGCTCCTCCTCGACCGCCGCGGACCGGTGCTGCTCCTGACCTTGAACCGCCCCGCGGTGCACAACGCGGTGAACCGTGCGATGGCCACGGCGATGGGAGAGGCGCTCGAGCAGGCGGCGGCCGACGAGCAGGTTCGGGCTGTTGTCGTGGCCGCCGGCGGCGACGGAGCGTTCTGCTCGGGGGCCGACCTCAAGGAGGTCGCCGCCGGCAGGACGCCGAACGCGGAGGGCCAGGAGCAGTGGGGCTTCCTCGGCCTGGTGAACCACTGGGTGCCACAGCCGGTCATCGCGGCCGTCACGGGCTCCGCGTACGCCGGGGGAGCCGAGCTGCTGCTCGCGTGCGACCTGGTGGTCGCGGACCAGGACGCCCAGCTGGTCTACACCGAGATCCGGCACGGTCTCTTCCCGAGCATGGGCGGGACCGTGCGTCTCGCCGAGCATGTCGGCACCAAGGTCGCGTTCGAGTGGATGGCCACCGCCCGGCCGGTGTCGGCCCGCGAGGCGTGGCAGCGCGGCCTGGTCAACCTCGTGGCTCCGCGCGCCGAGGTGCTGACGCGAGCACTCGATCTGGCGGCGGACCTCGCCAGCCGCTCACCGGAGGCACTGCATGCCCTCAAGCGTGCCTTCTACACCGCCGTCGGTGGCGAGCGGCTCCTCGAGCGACCCCGTCGCGAGGTGAGCGATGCCGAGTGGCACCGGCTGCGGGCCGGGGAGGCGGGCCAGGCGGGGCCACGGGCGTTCGCGGAGGGCCGCCGCGTCAGGTGGTGA
- a CDS encoding alpha-ketoacid dehydrogenase subunit beta, which translates to MTMGGAINAGLRRAMQDDDRVVVLGEDVGVLGGVFRVTDGLSREFGADRVVDTPLAESAIVGTAIGLALRGFRPVCEIQFDGFVYPAFDQIVSQLAKLRARSGGRLALPVVIRIPCGGGIGAVEHHSESNEAYFAHTAGLRVVACATPHDAHHMIRQAIDLDDPVIFFEPKRRYWDKGPVGPEPGLDLDRARVLRVGDDCTLVAYGPSVGTALAASAAAAEDGYSVGVLDARTLSPLDVDALVSAARRSRRMVVVHEASTFLGLGAEIAAAVTERCFEELAAPVLRVGAWDLPYPPARVEDEFLPDVDRVLDAVDRVLGYQRGR; encoded by the coding sequence ATGACCATGGGCGGCGCCATCAACGCCGGCCTGCGCCGGGCCATGCAGGACGACGACCGGGTGGTGGTCCTCGGGGAGGACGTCGGCGTGCTCGGCGGCGTCTTCCGGGTCACCGACGGGCTGTCCCGCGAGTTCGGCGCCGACCGGGTCGTCGACACCCCGCTCGCGGAGTCCGCCATCGTCGGCACGGCGATCGGCCTTGCGCTGCGTGGCTTCCGCCCGGTCTGCGAGATCCAGTTCGACGGCTTCGTCTACCCGGCGTTCGACCAGATCGTGAGCCAGCTGGCGAAGCTCCGGGCGCGCTCGGGCGGCCGCCTCGCTCTTCCCGTCGTCATCCGCATCCCCTGCGGTGGAGGGATCGGCGCTGTCGAGCACCACAGCGAGTCCAACGAGGCCTACTTCGCGCACACCGCCGGCCTGCGTGTGGTCGCCTGCGCCACTCCGCACGACGCGCACCACATGATCCGTCAGGCCATCGACCTGGACGACCCGGTGATCTTCTTCGAGCCGAAGCGGCGCTACTGGGACAAGGGCCCGGTCGGGCCGGAACCCGGTCTCGACCTCGACCGCGCGCGGGTGCTGCGCGTCGGCGACGACTGCACGCTGGTCGCCTACGGACCGTCGGTGGGCACGGCGCTGGCGGCGTCGGCGGCCGCTGCCGAGGACGGCTACTCGGTCGGCGTCCTCGATGCCCGGACGCTGTCGCCCCTCGATGTCGACGCGTTGGTCTCCGCGGCCCGGCGCTCACGACGGATGGTGGTCGTCCACGAGGCGTCGACCTTCCTCGGCCTGGGCGCCGAGATCGCTGCTGCGGTGACGGAGCGGTGCTTCGAGGAGCTCGCCGCGCCGGTGCTGCGGGTCGGCGCGTGGGACCTTCCCTACCCACCTGCCCGTGTCGAGGACGAGTTCCTGCCCGACGTGGACCGGGTCCTCGATGCCGTGGACCGCGTGCTCGGCTACCAGAGAGGCCGATGA